Within the Pseudomonas sp. SL4(2022) genome, the region GCGTCGGTCGGTTCGCCGCCCATGTCCGTGCCGCACTTGGACACTCGGGTGATCGATGGCAAGAAGGTGCTGCTGTTCGGCCCGTTCGCCACCTTCTCCACCAAGTTCCTGAAGAATGGTTCGCTGCTCGACACCTTCAGCGCCCTGACCACTGACAACATCCTGCCCATGACCCACGCCGGCATCGACAACTTCTCACTCAGCACCTACCTGATGGGCCAGTTGATGCTCAGCCAGGAAGACCGCATGGCTTCGCTACGCGAGTATTTCCCCAACGCCCAATCGGCGGATTGGGAGCTGATCCAGGCTGGCCAGCGCGTGCAGATCATCAAAAAAGACGCTGAACACGGCGGCATTCTGCAATTCGGCACCGAAGTGGTCAGCGCCGCCGATGGCAGCATCGCCGCGCTGCTCGGCGCCTCTCCAGGTGCCTCGACCGCCGCGCCGATCATGCTCTCGGTGCTGGAGAAGACCTTCAAGGACAAGATGCAAAGCCCGCAGTGGCAAGCCAAGCTGAAAGAAATCATCCCGTCCTACGGCCAAAAGCTGAACGACAACCTGGCGCTGACCAACCAGACACGCGCCTGGAGTAGCGAACGCCTGCAACTGGAGTTCGTTGAAGTGCCACCGCTGGCCCTCACCCCAGAGGTCAGCCAGGCGCAGTAAGCCGCCTGCTGCGCAATGCAAATTGCCAGAAGCACCTTTTACCGTCGCTCACGCGACACACGCTGCCGCCATGGATGGCACGCAATAAAAAACCGGCCATAAGCCGGTTTTTTATTGCCCGGTGAAAAACCTACCGCCCCTTGAACGGCACACGCGGCTTAGTGCGTAGCGGGTCGAGCAGGCCCGACAGGCCGTTGTGGTCGATCTCCTGCATCAGCGCCAGCAACCGGCCGATTTCACCCTGGGGGAAACCTTCACGGGCAAACCAGTTGAGGTAATTACCCGGCAGATCGGCGAGCAAACGGCCTTTGTATTTGCCGAACGGCATCTCGCGGGTCACCAGCAACAACAGGTCTTCGGGTTTCATCGCAGGCTCGGCAGGGTCAGGTAATCGAGCGCAAATTATGCCGTTCGACCGGGAGCACGGCCAGCGCCGGGCCAATCGCAGCAAACTCGGGTAAGCTGCGCGCCCCTGTTTATCGACCCAAGGTTTGTCCCCGCATGATTATCAAGGCACTGCGTATCGGCCTCGGCCAGTTGATCATCTTCCTCGACTGGATCAGCCGTCCGGCCAAGCTCAAGCGCACCGCAGAAGCTCAGGCTGCGGTCGAGCAAAGCGCCAGCAACCTCGCGCTGTACCAATTCCACGCCTGCCCGTTCTGCGTAAAAACCCGCCGCACCCTGCATAAGCTGAATGTGCCCGTGGCCCTGCGCGATGCAAAGAACGACGTCCAGGCGCGCAACGAGCTGGAACAGCAAGGCGGCAAGATCAAAGTGCCGTGCCTGCGCATCGAAGAAAACGGCCAGAGCACCTGGCTGTATGAGTCCAAGGCGATCATCGCCTATCTCGACGAGCGCTTCGCAGCCGTCTGAACCAACAACCGGGGCCGCTAAGCGGCCCCGGTTGTTTCAGCGCTATGGCTGATCACTCAGCCCAACGTGTTCAGTTCGCCAACACCCGCACCTTACCGACCATGCCGGCCTGGTAGTGGCCTGGAATCAGGCAGGCAAAGTCGAATTCACCGACACGGTTGAAGGTCCAGATAACCTCCTCGCGCTGTCCCGGTGCCACATGCGTCATATCCGCTGATTCATGCTGCATGCCCGTGGATGTCGCCATCATCGCAGCATGCGCCTGCAATTCAGTCTGGGTACCGAGCACAAACTCGTGCATGACCTGCCCGTCATTGCGATGGATAAAGCGGATGGTTTCGCCCTGCTTGACTTCAAGCTGGTCGGGGCTAAAACGCATCTGATCACTCATGCTGATTTCGATGGTACGACTGACCTGCTCCGGCTCGCCGGCAATCCCCCAGGCCTTCTGCTGCTGGGCCGGCGCAGCCGCGTGATGCCCGCCGTGATGCTCGCCAGCGGCCCACGCAGCGCCACTGCCCAACAGAACGCCCAGACTCAATAGCAACGCGACAGCATTTGAAGATGCACTCATGGTTATTTTCTCGAACTAAAAGCTGAATAAACGCTGTGAGCAGGCCGCTCGATAAAGCTGGCCACACACAACGACACGGTGTTCAGACAAGAAATAACCGCGGCGGCCGTTCGAGGGGTTCGCTGATAAAACCGATAAATTGATCCAGCCGCGCCAGAGACGGCTCGACCGTTTGCAGTGGGGTATTACTGGCCGCCGCCGTGCTCAGCGCCACCGCACCGACACAAAAGGCGCAGAGGCTACACAGGCTGTTATCGGTGGCAGTTAGCGACTGGCTGGCGTTGTCGCGGGCGTGATGTTCGCCATGGGTAGACGCCTCAGCAGACGCAGCCATGCCCATCACGCCCGGATGGTGCGCCGTCACTTGTGGATCAACCTGGGCCATCGGCCCGCCCTGCTGGATTACCGCGCACACCTGCATGCTGAGGGCAGCCATACTCTGCGCCGGCAGGGTCAGCATCAGCAGGCAGATCAGGGCAGTTCGCAGTGAACGCATGGCAGCGGAAGTTATCGTGAGCAAGGGCATGGAGGCGGATTATCCGCCCAACAGCAGCTTTGTCCATGCCTGAGCATGGGCAAATGCGCCCATAGCTGGCTATGATCGGAGCCCATGACCAGCACCCCACCCTTGCGCCAACCCTGCCCACCCGGTGCCTGCGATTGCGGGCGCGAGCAGCTGTTGCAGCAAGCCAACAGCGATGTGCGCATCCTGTTGCTCACCCGCACCGAGGAAAAGCGCCTGCTAGAGCGCCTGGAAAACCTTGAAAGCCTGGCGGATCTGGAAAAGCTGCAACGGCGCATCTACGAACAACTCGGCGTTCGCGTCGCGGTTGCCCCAGGCTTCAATGAAGTACGCAGCATGCGCGGCATCGCGATTCAGATCGATGAGTTGCCCGGGCTGTGCCGCAAAACCCGTCAATCGATCCCCACGGCCATCCGCAGAGGTCTGGAGAAACGCCCGCAGATCGCCTACGAACTGCTTAACGCCCATGACCTGCTGCGCGATACCTGACAGCGTCTATCACTTGCGCCTCGCCAATATCGCTGTTGCGCCCTGAGCCTTCTGGCAGTACCAGAACACCCGGCTGACCCCACGGGTGATCGCCACATAGGCCAGGCGCAGGCTTTCATCCTGCATGGCCTGGTCGTAGCTGTTGCTGAAGAAGCCCGAGTAGGCATACAGCGCATTACGCACCGGATGCGGCTCAGGCGGCATGCAGTCATCGAGGATGATCGCCACTTCGGCCTGCAGGCCCTTGGCGCGATGGATGGTGTAGGCCTTGACTGGCAGTTTCTTATCGAGCTGCGCAGTCATGGCCTGCAGCGGCTCATTACGCCGACTGAGCAGCAACACCGCATTGGGCTCACGGCTGTTGCGCTCGGCGGCGTAGGCGCACTGCTCGCCGATCTGCTTGAGCAGCTCCGGCAAACGCGCCTTGCTGTCGAAGCGCTGAATCAGGCGCACGCCATGATCACCCGGCTGCGTGGCTTTGATTGCCTGACTGGCCTTCACCTGTTTGTGCTGCACGTCGCCCAGCAGCGCTTCGGCGTCACGGATAATCGGCTCAATCGAGCGGTAGTTGTTGGCCAGGGTCAGCACGGCGCTGCACTTGGCTTTGCCTTTCCCGGGAAAGTGCCGGTCGAAGTCGATAAACAGCTCCGGTGAGCTGCCACGCCAGCCGTAGATCGACTGCCAGTCATCGCCGATGGCCATCAAGCTGACGGCTGCGCCCTGCCCGGCCAGCGTGCGCTGCACGGCCTGCAGCCACTGGACGATCTGCGGCGAGATGTCCTGAAATTCGTCGATCAGCAGATGGCTAAATAGCGCCAGCAGCTGTGGCGCAACGCTCTGTTCGCCGGCATTTAGCTGCGCCGTCAGCTGGGCAAAGGCGGCGTTGAAGGTCAACAGCCCCTGCTCCTGCAAAGCGCGCTGAAAATAGGGCCAGAACAGCAGCAATGCTTCAAGAAACTCACGCACGGGCGCCGCAGTGTCGAGGCGTTGCGGCTGCATCGTCGACAGCTCAATGCCGATGCTCTCGGCAAAGCCGGCCTGGGCGTAGAAGGCTTCATACAGCGGCACGCCGCTGAACTCGCCCGTAAGTTTGAACAGATCAAGCGGGGCCTTGGGAAGGCGCTTAACCGTATCGGACGGTGGTGGCAGCTGCAGCAGGCTATGCACCTTTTGCCGAAACACCCGCTGCTCGGCATAGCACTGCTGGTAAGCCTGCTTGAGCAGACGCTGCTGGGCCGGGCGCAGGCGGCCAGCGCTCAGTGGGTTATCCAGTTCGCGGCTCGCCGCCTGCGGGTCGTCCAGTTGTTCAAACCAGCGCGGATTACCCAGCAGACTCTTGGCCACGCTGCCCATGGCTGAGTGGAAGGTGCGCACGCACTGGCGCGCCTGACTGCCATCGAAGGGATAGTTGAAGAAGCCCAGGACCTTGAGCAGCTGTTCGCGCAGCTCGGCGCAGGAGGCATTGGTAAAGGAAATCACCGTCAGTTGCTCGGGCTTGATGCCCAGATGGCAGATCATAAATGCCACCCGCAGCACCAACGTGGTGGACTTGCCCGAACCGGCCCCGGCGAAGATGCGCGTCAGCGGATGATGGCTGAGGATCATCGCCCACTGTTCATCCGATGGCGCACTGAGCACCCCAGCCGTCACCGCCCGCGCCACTTGCTCGCGCATGGCCTGGGCTTGCGCGGCCTCGACCGTCAGCATAGCCGGTCCGTAAATGCCTTGGACACGCGGTTTACTCGCAGTGCGGCGCGGTTCAGCCGGCGGCTTCGGGTTAGCCGCTTGGCCCTTGCCAGGCGCTTTTTTCGCCCGAGGCGCTGGCTGGTTTAGCTGCGCAGCCGCATCACGCTCGGCGCGCAGGTAGGCCGTGGTATGAGGGAAGTAGCGCGCCAAAGCAGCGGAAAACAGCCGCTTATAGCGCTGAACAGCAGATGGCATTCGCGACCCAGCCAGAAGATAGATCGTTGAATGATAAGTGCTTTTTACGGCGAGCTGGCGACTGAGCGATGAGAAAGCGCAGCGCCTCTCACCGCTCAGCTCATCCGACGGTTATCAGTCGAGCATGCCGACATAACGCGGGTGGCTAGCAACCCGCGCCAGCCAGGTGCGAATGGCCGGATACGGCGTCAGGTCAAAGCCGCCTTCGTCCGCCACATGGGTGTAGGCGTACAGCGCGATATCGGCAATCGAGAAGTTCTCCCCAACCAGATACGGCGTGCGCTGCAGCTGCTTCTCCATCACTTTGAGCGCCTTATGACCGCGCACATGGCACTCCTCGTACTCTGCGCGGCGCGCTTCAGGCAGGCCCTGATACAGCTGGATAAAGCGCGCCACCGCGACATAAGGCTCATGGCTGTATTGCTCGAAAAACTGCCACTGCAGCACCTGGGTGCGCAGGCGCGGCTCGGTTGGCAGAAACGCACTGCCATCAGCGAGGAAGTTGAGGATGGCATTGGATTCCCACAGGCAGGTGCCGTCGTCCAGCTCCAGTACCGGGATCTTGCCGTTGGGATTCTTGGCCAGAAAAACGTCGCTCTGGGTCTCGCCCTTGAGGATATCGATCGGAATCCACTCATAGGGCTGATCCAGCAGATGCAGCATCAGCTTGACCTTGTAGCAGTTGCCCGAGCGGTAATCGCCATAAACCTTGTACATATCGCCCTCCTAACCTGCTTGAACGCTTGGACTAGCTTGCTTGCGCCTGACGAATAACCTCGGCCAGGCGTTTGAGGCCTTCGCTCAGGCGCTCCGGTGCGACGTGGCTGAAGTTAAGCCGCAAATGCCCCGGGTTGACGTCCGGGTCGATAAAGAACGGCTCGCCCGGCATAAACGCCACGTTCTGCGCCAGCGCCGGTGCCAGCAGGGTGCGGGTATCCAATGGCTGCTTGAGGGTCAACCAGAAGAACAACCCCCCCTGGGGAATCTGCCAGTCGGCCAGGTCGCTGAAATGCTCTTCCAGCACCGCTTGCATGGCATCACGGCGGATGCGGTAGAAGTCGCGTAGTTCAGCCAGATGGCCACGGTATTTTTCACTGCCCAGCCACTGCAACGCCTGCCACTGGCCGATGCGGTTGGTGTGCAGGTCCGCCGACTGTTTGAGGCGCAGCAGGTAAGGGAACAGGTCCGGGGTGGCGATCAGGTAACCGACGCGCAGACCCGGCAACAGGGTTTTCGACACAGTGCCGGTGTAGATCCAGCTGGCCTTCTGCAGGCGACTGACAATCGGCGTGGCACTGCCTGCGTCGAACACCAGCTCACGGTAGGGCTCGTCTTCGATCAGGGTCACGCCGAACTCATCCAGCAGCGCCGCCACCGCGTCGCGCTTGGCCTCGCTGTAACGTACCGCCGAAGGGTTCTGGAAGGTCGGGATCAGGTAGGCAAACGCCGGCTTGTGGTTTTCCAGACGCTGACGCAGGGCGTCGATCTGCGGACCGTCGGCTTCCTGCGGCACGGCGATGCAATCGGCGCCGAACAGCTGGAAGGCCTGCAGCGCGGCCAGGTAGGTCGGCGCCTCCAGCAGCACTTCGGTACCCGGGTCGATAAACAGCTTGCTGGCCAGATCCAGGGTCTGCTGCGAGCCGCTGACGATCAGCACCTGGCTGGCATCGCACGGCACGCCTAAGGCACGAGCTTCGGCGGCAATGGCTTCGCGCAGTGCCGGTTCACCTTCGCTCATGCCGTACTGGCCCATGCTGGCCGGCATCTCGGTCCACTCGACGTTCGGCAGCATCGGCTCGGCAGGCAAGCCGCCAGCAAAGGACATGACTTCCGGACGCTGCGCCGCGGCGAGGATTTCACGGATCAGGGAGCTTTTCAGGCGGGCAACACGTTCGGAGAAGGCCATGGATATCACCGGTAGCAAAGGCAAATAAAAATAGGTCAAACTGTTTGACCGAAATTCTGGTTGCCTGAAACTACGACGACCACTGCAGATACGTCAATAGGCTTGACCTTAATGCTTGACCTCAAAAGCACTACCACTCAGCAAATCGCCATGGAAGCTTTCTTCTTTGGCTACCAGGCGTTTACCGCCAAGGCCGATGAAATGCTGGCGCGCCGTGGCCTGTCGCGGGTGCACCACCGCATTCTGTTTTTTATCGCCAAGTACCCGGGGCTGAGCATGAAAGAACTGCTCGGCTACCTGGGCGTGAGCAAGCAGGCGCTAAACACCCCACTGCGCCAATTGCTCGAAATGAACCTGGTGCAGAGCCTTGCCGCTGAAGACGACAAGCGCAAACGCCTGCTCGGCTTTACTGCTGAAGGCGCCAAGCTGGAACAGGCGCTACGCCGCGAACAGGCCAAACTGCTGCAGCGGGTCTTCAGTGAGGCCGGGGAAACCGCCGTGAGCGGTTGGCTGCAGGTCAACCAGACATTGGGCCACAGTCGCCAGAGCGGTACCGTCGAAGGCTAGAGCAAACTGTACTGACTGCGCATATACACTGCAGAACTGTACCGTTGATTGCCCGCGTCGCTGTACCGCGACGCTCTGAGCATCTACCCCTAGGCTGATCAGCACTGCCCCTGAGTGCTGCGCCATGACCACCGAACTGCTGCTCGCCTTCATCGCCTTCGCCTTTGTCACCTCGGTAACGCCGGGGCCGAACAATATGATGCTGCTCGCCAGCGGAGTGAACTTCGGCCTGCGTCGCAGCCTGCCGCATATGTTCGGCATCAGCCTGGGCTTTATGCTGCTGGTGGCCTCGGTAGGCCTTGGCCTGGGTCAGCTATTCGAGCAGGTACCGCTGCTGTACAGCGTGCTGCGCTATCTGGGCGCGGCTTACTTGCTATATCTGGCCTGGAAAATCGCCAACTCCGGCGCGCCGGACAGCCAGAGTAACGCCGCCGGCAAACCTTTCAGCTTTCTCCAGGCGGCGGCCTTCCAATGGGTCAACCCGAAAGCTTGGATCATGGCCATCGGCGCCATCACCACCTACACGCCGCCAGACAATTTCGTGGTCAATGTACTGGTGATCGCCGCGCTGTTCGCTCTGGTCAACTGCCCCAGCGTCGGCCTGTGGACGGTCGCGGGTAGCCTGCTGCGCAACTGGCTGAGCAATACCCGAGCGCTGCGCGTGTTCAATATCAGCATGGCCCTGCTGCTGGTCGCCTCGCTGTACCCCATCTTCGCCGACACCGGACTGCTCTGATGCACGATCTAACACCAACCCGCCTAAGGCCGTTGGCCGACACATCGACCTCGGCGGTGGTCGCAGGGTTTATTGCCATGCTCACCGGCTACACCAGCTCGCTGGTGCTGATGTTCCAGGCTGGTCAGGCCGCCGGGCTGACGAACGGGCAGATTTCCTCGTGGATCTGGGCACTGTCGATTGGCATGGCACTCTGCTGCATTGGCCTGTCGCTGCGCTACCGCGCGCCAATCATGATCGCCTGGTCCACCCCTGGCGCCGCGCTGCTGATCACCAGCCTACCGGGCGTGCCTTACAGCGAGGCGATTGGTGCCTATATCTTCGCTTCGGTGCTGATTGTGCTGATCGGCCTGACCGGCACCTTCGACCGCCTGATGCGTCGCATCCCTGCCTCCATCGCCGCCGCGCTGCTGGCCGGCGTACTGTTCAAGATCGGCCTGGAAATCTGCGTAGCCGCCGAGCAGCAGCCGGTGCTGGTGGTGGCCATGCTGGTCGCCTACCTGTTGGGCAAACGTCTGCTGCCGCGCTATGCCGTGCTCGCTGCTTTGATCGTCGGTAGCGTGCTGGCTGCACTCTTCGGCCTGCTCAACTTCGAGCATTTCGAGCTGCAACTGGCGGTGCCAGAATGGACCACACCAAGCTTCTCACTGGCCGCAATGATCAGCATCGGTATCCCACTGTTTATCGTCGCCATGGCCTCGCAGAACCTGCCGGGCATGGCGGTGCTGCGCGCCAATGGTTATGACGTGCCGGCCAGCCCCTTGCTAACTACGACCGGACTGACATCCATGCTGCTGGCACCCTTTGGCAGCCATGGCATTCATATGGCCGCTATCAGCGCAGCGATCTGCGCCGGCCCGGAAGCCCACGAAGACCCGAAAAAACGCTACACCGCCGCCATCTGGTGCGGGGTGTTCTACGGCATCGCCGGCATTTTCGGCGCCACTCTGGCGGCGCTGTTTGCCGCGCTGCCAAAAGCATTGATCTTGTCCATCGCGGCGCTTGCGTTATTCGCCTCGATCATCGGCGGCCTGACCCAGGCCATGAGCGAGCCGAAAGAACGCGAAGCGGCGCTGATCACCTTTCTGGTGACGGCCTCGGGGATGACCCTGTTCTCGGTGGGCTCGGCGTTCTGGGGGATTGTTACCGGCTTGCTGACCCTGGTGATTCTCAATTGGGGCAAGCGCGACGTTTGAGTGTCACGTGAGAGGCGCTTTAGCCGCAATAACGGCGTTGAATGCTCGCGGTTAAAGCCCCTCCCACACTGCACCCCGTTCAATCGCTCAATAAAAAACGGGCTTATGCAGCACGCATAAGCCCGTTTTTATTACAGCCGTTGAACCTAGCCGCGCTGACGCTTTGGCAGCACATCCTTGAGCTTGGCGTGCATGCCGCGCAGGGTTTTCTCGGTGCTTTCCCAATCGATGCAGGCATCGGTGATGGACACACCGTACTTGAGCTGACTGAGGTCCTTGGGAATCGACTGGTTGCCCCAGCCGAGGTGGCTTTCCACCATCAGGCCGACGATGGACTGGTTACCTTCCAGAATCTGGTTGGCGACGTTGTCCATCACCAGCGGCTGCAGGGCCGGGTCCTTGTTGGAGTTGGCATGGCTGCAATCGACCATGATGTTCGGGCTGATGCCTGCCTTGGTCAGCTCTTGCTCGCACACGGCCACGCTGACCGAGTCGTAGTTTGGTTTGCCATTACCACCGCGCAGCACCACGTGACCGTAGGCATTGCCCTTGGTGGTGACGATGGACACGCCACCTTCTTGGTTGATGCCGAGGAAACGGTGCGGGCTGGACACTGATTGCAGGGCATTGATCGCCACGGTCAGGCCGCCGTCAGTACCGTTCTTGAAGCCCACAGCCGAAGACAGGCCAGAGGCCATTTCACGGTGGGTTTGCGATTCAGTGGTACGCGCACCAATTGCCGACCAACTGATCAGGTCCTGCAGGTACTGCGGGGAGATCGGATCGAGGGCTTCGGTAGCGGTCGGCAGGCCCATTTCCGCCAGGTCACGCAGCAACTGACGACCGATGTGCAGGCCATCTTGGATTTTGAACGAGTCATCCATAAACGGGTCGTTGATCAACCCTTTCCAGCCAACGGTCGTACGTGGCTTTTCGAAATACACGCGCATAACCAGATACAGACTGTCCGACAGCTCGGCCGCCAGCGCCTTTAGGCGTGCCGCATACTCGTGAGCAGCCTTGATATCGTGAATCGAGCACGGCCCAACCACGACAAACAGACGATGATCCTTGCCATCGAGAATATTGCGGATTACCTCCCGGCCGCTGGCAACCGTACGCAGGGCAGCTTCGGTCAGCGGAATTTCACGCTTGAGCTGTGCGGGGGTGATCAGGGTTTCGTTGGAGGCAACGTTCAGGTCATCAATCGGTAAATCAGCCATCGTGCTATTCATCAGTCAGAGTCATCAGGTCACGGGTGCCGGCCGCCAGCGCTCCCCGTGTGGCGGAGCACAGCATTATGAGCACAGCGGGGAAGCCGAACCTTAGCGCGTAAAGGCCCGGCTCGACAATGGGCTTGGCGGCTTAAGCCGCCTCGACAGATGGATTCGCCTGCATGCGTTTAATTCAGGCTGGCGCGAGAAAACTCCGCGGCGTGCCGGCTGATCCACTCCTGCGCAACCGTTTCGATCGGTAAACTGCAGCCCAGCTCCTGCTCGCGCTGATGGCGGTAATGCTCTATCTGGCAAACTTGCTCGACCATGCGCGCGCGAAACAGGGTGTCTTCATCGACAAAGGCAACACCGACCAGATACCCCTCTTCCTGCTTGCGACACCAGGCTACCAAGCCTGGATAGCGCGCATGCTCTCCAAACAGCGGGATACGCAACTCAACCGCCGTACCACGGCGAAAAGCGCGACTGGAGTTGCATGCCACACCACCGAGGCTGATATTGTTGAGCCGCTGCCTAGGCACAAACGCCTGTTTACGCAGAACCAACTCAACCGGCATATCACTGGGATGACGCAAAAAGTGACGCATCTGTGTTGACCTCGGATGCCTTAAGCCTGACACCACCACATTGAGCAGTAGCGTGATTGAGCTGGAACTGACCGACCTTGATGCAGATCGCCATCTGCTGGACCTGCCCGGCACATCACTGCTGATATTTACCAGCATAGGTTGTGCCAGTTGTCGCTGGGCCCGCCGTGAACTGGCTCAACTGCCACTGCCGGTGGCGCGACTGGCCTGGGTCGATGCTGCCAACAATGGCGGTTTAGTAGCGCGCTACGAGGTTTTTCAGCTACCGGCCCTGTTTGCCGTGCGTGATGGCCAATTTTATGGCGCTGTGCACAGTCATCTGCATATCGCCGAACTCACTCAGGCGCTAGAGACTGCCTTGTCGCGCCCCGCAGAGGAATTACCCTGATGAATGCAGCCCCCCGTATCGGCATTATCGGTTCCGGCGCGATTGGCGGCTTTTATGGCCTGATGTTGGCGCGCGCCGGCTTTGATGTGCACTTTCTGCTGCGCAGCGAGTTTGCCGCTGTCGCCAGCCAGGGCCTACAAGTCAACAGCGCGGTACACGGCACTCTGCACCTGGATAACGTGCAGGCGTATCAGTCAGCGACCGATATGCCGCCGTGCGATTGGCTGCTGATTGGCGCCAAGACCACCAGCAACATCGAACTGGCCCCGCTGATCAGCCAAGCTGCCGCCCCCGGCGCCAAGGTGGTACTGATGCAGAACGGCCTGGCCGTGGAAGATGAACTGCGCCCGCTGTTACCGGACTCACTGCACCTGCTGGGCGGACTCTGCTATATCTGCGCCCATCGCAGCGCACCGGGGGTGGTCGAGCATCAGGCGCTGGGCAGCGTCAATCTGGGCTATCACTCAGGCCCGGCGAACGATGCTGAGAGCCGTCAACAGATCCTCGAACAAGGCAGCGCGCTGTTCCAGGCCGCTGGGCTGGACTCCACCGCCATGGCCGAACTGAACCAGGCGCGCTGGCAGAAACTGGTGTGGAACGTGCCCTACAACGGCTTGGCCGTGCTGCTGAACAGCGCCACCACGGCGTTGATGGGCAATGCTGACAGCCGCGCGCTGATTGAGGCGATCATGCAGGAAGTGGCGGATGCCGCCGGCGCCTGTGGCTATCAGTTGCCCGCAGGCTTTGCCGGCAAGCTGCTGGCGGCCACCGACCGCATGCCGGATTACCTGCCGAGCATGTACCACGACTTTGCTCTGCAGCGCCCACTGGAACTGCACGCCATCTACGCCGCGCCATTGGCCGCAGCGGCCCTGGCTGGCTGCGCCATGCCACGCACCAAGATGCTTTATCAGACCCTGCTTTTCCTCGAGCAACGCGCGCGATAGGACCCAGCCATGAGCACGAAATTAGGCGACAAACTGGTGCTGGCGATCTCCTCGCGGGCGCTGTTCGACCTGCACGACAGTCATCAGGTCTATGAAAGCCAGGGCGTCGAGGCCTATCGCCAATACCAGATTGAGCACGAGGACGAAATACTCCTCCCTGGTGATGCCTTTCCACTGGTAGAGAAACTGCTGGCATTGAACACCGCCCTCAAGCAGCAGCGGGTCGAGGTCATTCTGGTTTCGCGCAACAGCGCCGACACCGGCCTGCGCGCGTTCAACTCAATTCAACACTACGGTTTGGGCATCTCCCGCGCCGCGTTTGTCGGCGGGCGCAGCCCCGATCCTTACCTGGCCGCATTCGGCTGCCATCTGTTTCTCTCCACCCATGCCGAAGATGTGCGCAGCGCCCTGCGTGCCGGCTTCGGTGCGGCGACCATTCTTTCTGGCGGCGCTCGGCGA harbors:
- a CDS encoding thioredoxin, producing the protein MCVDLGCLKPDTTTLSSSVIELELTDLDADRHLLDLPGTSLLIFTSIGCASCRWARRELAQLPLPVARLAWVDAANNGGLVARYEVFQLPALFAVRDGQFYGAVHSHLHIAELTQALETALSRPAEELP
- a CDS encoding PilZ domain-containing protein codes for the protein MRHFLRHPSDMPVELVLRKQAFVPRQRLNNISLGGVACNSSRAFRRGTAVELRIPLFGEHARYPGLVAWCRKQEEGYLVGVAFVDEDTLFRARMVEQVCQIEHYRHQREQELGCSLPIETVAQEWISRHAAEFSRASLN
- a CDS encoding putative 2-dehydropantoate 2-reductase, whose product is MNAAPRIGIIGSGAIGGFYGLMLARAGFDVHFLLRSEFAAVASQGLQVNSAVHGTLHLDNVQAYQSATDMPPCDWLLIGAKTTSNIELAPLISQAAAPGAKVVLMQNGLAVEDELRPLLPDSLHLLGGLCYICAHRSAPGVVEHQALGSVNLGYHSGPANDAESRQQILEQGSALFQAAGLDSTAMAELNQARWQKLVWNVPYNGLAVLLNSATTALMGNADSRALIEAIMQEVADAAGACGYQLPAGFAGKLLAATDRMPDYLPSMYHDFALQRPLELHAIYAAPLAAAALAGCAMPRTKMLYQTLLFLEQRAR
- a CDS encoding 3-deoxy-7-phosphoheptulonate synthase, with translation MADLPIDDLNVASNETLITPAQLKREIPLTEAALRTVASGREVIRNILDGKDHRLFVVVGPCSIHDIKAAHEYAARLKALAAELSDSLYLVMRVYFEKPRTTVGWKGLINDPFMDDSFKIQDGLHIGRQLLRDLAEMGLPTATEALDPISPQYLQDLISWSAIGARTTESQTHREMASGLSSAVGFKNGTDGGLTVAINALQSVSSPHRFLGINQEGGVSIVTTKGNAYGHVVLRGGNGKPNYDSVSVAVCEQELTKAGISPNIMVDCSHANSNKDPALQPLVMDNVANQILEGNQSIVGLMVESHLGWGNQSIPKDLSQLKYGVSITDACIDWESTEKTLRGMHAKLKDVLPKRQRG